The segment TGGCCGCCGCCCTCCGCCAAAACAAAACCGAGGCGCAAAAACAAAACCGGCCCGTTCCCCCCACCCTGCTGGCGCTGAACAAAATTGATTTGCTCTCCCTGGCCAATTTAGCCGATCTTGAAAAACCATTCTTGGCCCTATACCCCGCCGATGACTGGCTACCGCTCTCGGCCACCACCGGGAAAAACCGCAACGAACTGCTGCGGCGCATCATCCACCTGCTGCCGCCCGGCCCGCGCTATTACCCGGAAGAACAGGTAACCGACCAGCACATTCGCTTCATTGCCGGTGAACTCATCCGCGAGGCCGCGCTCAACGTTTTGCACCAAGAAGTGCCCCACGCCCTGGCCGTGCAGGTGACCGATTTTAAACCCCGCCACGAAAATTTAACCTATGTGGGAGCCAATCTTATCCTAGAGCGGGCCTCGCAAAAAAAGATCGTCATCGGCGAAAAAGGCCAAACGCTTAAAAAAATTGGACAGTTAGCCCGCCCGCAAATTGAGGATTTGGTGGAAAGCAAAGTGTACCTGGATTTATGGGTCAAAATCCGGCCCAAGTGGCGCAAAAAAGAAAACGAGTTGCGTTGGTTGGGCTATACCCGGTAAACACCTGTTCAGGTCATGTTATTCTGAGCGAAGAATCTCCATGAAATATATCAAAACCGGCGCAACGTTAGGCCATATGGAGATTCTTCGGCCTCTGTCTCAGAATGACATGACCAAGTGAATAGTTGCCCAAACTTTTCCGGCTCCCAATCTTTTTGACCGTAAGCTAAATTTAAGATATACTCGCCATAGCTTCAACAAGCAACAGGACTGATATGACCCTCAAAGAAAAAACCTCGCAGTTGTTCAAAAAACACTTTGGCCACGAGCCAAGCCATTTCTTCCGCGCGCCGGGGCGGGTCAACCTCATTGGCGAGCATACCGATTATAACGACGGTTTTGTGCTGCCCTGCGCCATTGACTATCACACCGTGGTGGCGGTGCAGCCGCGCAGCGACACCCAGGTGAATCTGGTGGCGGCTGACTTTGGCGAACAAACCAGCAGCTTTGACCTGGCCGCCGAAATCAGACGAGACGAAACGGCTCCCTGGAGCAACTACGTGCGCGGCGTGGCCTGGACGCTGGTCCAACGCGACCACAAACTGCGCGGGCTGAATATGGTCATTGCCGGAAACGTGCCCCTGGCCGCAGGCCTTAGCTCGTCGGCTTCGCTGGAAGTAGCCGCCGGCACCACCTTCAACCATCTCAGTGAACTTGGCCTGGACGGTAAAAGCATTGCCTTGGTAGGGCAATATGCCGAAAATAATTTTGTGGGGATGAAATGCGGCATTATGGACCAGTTCATCTCGGCGCTGGGGCAAAAAGACCACGCCCTGTTGATTGACTGCCGCAGCCTGGACTATCAAGCTGTGCCCATTCCGGCCGGAGTGGCCATTGTGATTGCTAACAGCAATTTTAGGCGCGAGGGCCTGGGTTTGCTGGATAGCGAATACAATACCCGCCGCCGGGAGTGCGAAACAGCGGCGGCCCATTTTGGCGTGCCCGCCCTGCGTGATGTATCGCCCGACGTGTTTGCCCTCCATGAAGATGAATTGAGCGCAACCGTCGCCAAACGCGCCCGCCACGTGATCACCGAAAACGCCCGCACCGAGGCCGCCGGGGAAGCCCTGACCAACGGCAACCTGGCCCGGTTGAGCCGCCTCATGGCCGCATCGCACGCCTCAATGCGCGATGATTTTGAAATCACCGTGCCGCCCATTGACGCCCTGGTAGAGATTGTGGCCGGGGCCATTGGCGAGGCCGGCGGGGTACGGATGACCGGCGGCGGTTTTGGCGGCTGTATTGTGGCCCTGGTGCCCCAAGAGTTGGTGCCGCAGGTTAAAACCGCCATTACCCAAAAATATCCGGCGGCCTCCGGCGGTCTGGAAGCAACCATCTATGTTTGCCAGGCTTCCGAGGGAGCCGGTCAATATTAGACATTCCCCCACCACCGGCCGACCAGATCAAACAGTCCCAACAACTCGGCTGCCGATACCGCCACCACACCAATCAGCAGCCAACGGACAAAACCGGCCCCGCGTCGCACGGCCAGCCACGCGCCCAGCCACGCGCCCAACATATTCCCCACTGCCAGGATCAGGCCCACCAGCCACGCCACCTGGCCATTGAGGATAAAAACAACCAGCGCAAATACCGTAAAACAGAGCACAATCAACACCTTCACCGCGTTTGCCCGCACCAGATTATAACCTGCGCCCAGCACCAGGCCCGCCAGCAGAAAAATACCCACCCCGGCCTGGATAAAACCGCCGTAAACGCCAATGGCAAAAAATATCAGCATCTGCTTCCAGCCGGGACGTTGCCGCTGCGTTTCCGGCTGACCCTCCAGCCAGCGCCGGGGCCGAATCCAGATGATCACCAGCATCACCACCATCAAGCCCCCAATTGTCTGGCGCATCACTGTTTCATTAAGGTTGACCGCAATCTGAGCGCCCGCAATGGAACCAAAAATAGCCGGCACAGCCAACAGCAGGCCGCCGCGCCAATCCAACACCTGTTCCCGGTGAAAACTGCTCACCCCCACCACGTTTTGCAGCAAAATAGCCACCCGATTGGTGCCGTTGGCCACAGTGGCCGGCAGCCCCAAAAAGATAAGCAGCGGCAACGTAACCAACGAGCCGCTGCCCGCCAACGTATTGATAAAACCGGCAATCACCCCGGCGCCAATTATGGCTAAATAAAGATACCAGGCCATGCTTCCTCCAATTTAGAAAAACGACCAATGACCAACGACCAACGCGACCAACGACCAACGACCAACAACCTGTTTCGTCCCTCAACTTTCATCGTTCGTCCTTCGTCCTTCGTCGTTCGTCCTTCGTCGTTCGTCCTTCGTCCTTCGTCGTTCGTCGG is part of the Anaerolineae bacterium genome and harbors:
- the era gene encoding GTPase Era — encoded protein: MTNARPWPEPTEYDDPEPEIFDETPPPDHRSGYVAVIGRPNVGKSTLLNHFLGQKIAIVSPKPQTTRNQLLGILTIPSAFDPHPLENCPPAQVIFIDTPGIHRPHHKFGEYLTETAIAALPDADVVVWLVDATEPPTPEDQLVAAALRQNKTEAQKQNRPVPPTLLALNKIDLLSLANLADLEKPFLALYPADDWLPLSATTGKNRNELLRRIIHLLPPGPRYYPEEQVTDQHIRFIAGELIREAALNVLHQEVPHALAVQVTDFKPRHENLTYVGANLILERASQKKIVIGEKGQTLKKIGQLARPQIEDLVESKVYLDLWVKIRPKWRKKENELRWLGYTR
- the galK gene encoding galactokinase, with amino-acid sequence MTLKEKTSQLFKKHFGHEPSHFFRAPGRVNLIGEHTDYNDGFVLPCAIDYHTVVAVQPRSDTQVNLVAADFGEQTSSFDLAAEIRRDETAPWSNYVRGVAWTLVQRDHKLRGLNMVIAGNVPLAAGLSSSASLEVAAGTTFNHLSELGLDGKSIALVGQYAENNFVGMKCGIMDQFISALGQKDHALLIDCRSLDYQAVPIPAGVAIVIANSNFRREGLGLLDSEYNTRRRECETAAAHFGVPALRDVSPDVFALHEDELSATVAKRARHVITENARTEAAGEALTNGNLARLSRLMAASHASMRDDFEITVPPIDALVEIVAGAIGEAGGVRMTGGGFGGCIVALVPQELVPQVKTAITQKYPAASGGLEATIYVCQASEGAGQY
- a CDS encoding sulfite exporter TauE/SafE family protein gives rise to the protein MAWYLYLAIIGAGVIAGFINTLAGSGSLVTLPLLIFLGLPATVANGTNRVAILLQNVVGVSSFHREQVLDWRGGLLLAVPAIFGSIAGAQIAVNLNETVMRQTIGGLMVVMLVIIWIRPRRWLEGQPETQRQRPGWKQMLIFFAIGVYGGFIQAGVGIFLLAGLVLGAGYNLVRANAVKVLIVLCFTVFALVVFILNGQVAWLVGLILAVGNMLGAWLGAWLAVRRGAGFVRWLLIGVVAVSAAELLGLFDLVGRWWGNV